The following are from one region of the Actinoplanes sp. L3-i22 genome:
- a CDS encoding LacI family DNA-binding transcriptional regulator, producing MTDVARLAGVSHQTVSRVLNDHPNVKEQTRLRVRAAIAELGYRPNRAARALVTGRSQLIGVVARNSMLYGPASMLTEFEQAAADAGFAVSVGSVRELDRDSISAVVDRHLDQRVAGLVVIAQVASATEALAEIPADVPVVFIDGDPAAGRSLVTVDQVAGARAAVRHLLEAGHETVWHVSGPTEWFDSAGRIQGWRQTLQEAGREVPPLLSADWSAGEGYRAGQMLARMPEVTAVFAANDHLALGVLRALHERGRRVPHDVSVIGFDDVPESAYFIPPLTTVRQAFGDVARAALTLLLSQMKSEPGAPDTVIVPAHLVVRESVAPPS from the coding sequence ATGACCGACGTGGCGCGACTGGCCGGTGTTTCCCACCAGACCGTCTCGCGCGTCCTGAACGACCATCCGAACGTCAAGGAGCAGACCCGCCTGCGGGTCCGGGCCGCGATCGCCGAGCTCGGCTACCGGCCGAACCGGGCGGCCCGCGCCCTGGTCACCGGCCGGTCCCAGCTGATCGGCGTGGTCGCGCGCAACAGCATGCTCTACGGCCCGGCCTCGATGCTGACCGAGTTCGAGCAGGCCGCGGCGGACGCCGGCTTCGCGGTCAGCGTCGGCAGCGTCCGCGAGCTGGACCGCGACTCGATCAGCGCGGTCGTCGACCGGCACCTCGATCAGCGGGTCGCCGGCCTGGTGGTGATCGCCCAGGTCGCCTCGGCCACCGAGGCCCTCGCCGAGATCCCGGCCGACGTGCCGGTGGTCTTCATCGACGGCGACCCGGCGGCCGGCCGCTCGCTGGTCACCGTCGACCAGGTGGCCGGCGCCCGGGCCGCGGTCCGGCACCTGCTGGAGGCCGGCCACGAGACGGTCTGGCACGTCTCCGGGCCGACCGAGTGGTTCGACTCGGCCGGGCGCATCCAGGGCTGGCGGCAGACCCTGCAGGAGGCCGGCCGTGAGGTGCCGCCGCTGCTCAGCGCGGACTGGTCGGCCGGCGAGGGCTATCGCGCCGGTCAGATGCTGGCCCGGATGCCCGAGGTCACCGCGGTCTTCGCGGCCAACGACCACCTGGCCCTGGGCGTGCTGCGGGCGCTGCACGAGCGCGGCCGGCGGGTGCCGCACGACGTCAGCGTGATCGGTTTCGACGACGTTCCGGAGTCGGCCTACTTCATTCCGCCGCTGACCACGGTGCGTCAGGCCTTCGGCGACGTGGCCCGGGCCGCCCTGACGTTGTTGCTGAGCCAGATGAAAAGTGAGCCCGGGGCCCCGGACACGGTGATCGTTCCGGCACACTTGGTGGTGCGTGAGAGCGTCGCGCCGCCCTCCTGA
- a CDS encoding DUF2252 domain-containing protein, with the protein MDVTPMISSPVVAGPADDEGFTSLRRPARPRAERYEIGRSLRERSPRSDMALWQPGPDRPDPVQQVIASHAGRLPWLVPVRIGRMIASPYTFLRGTAGLMADDFAALPHTGITPVICGDAHLGNFGFYASPERELVFDLNDFDEAHPGPWEWDLRRLVVSVYVAGRVNGFRESACADAVQHCVEAYREQIAQLADRPLLARSFDQLNVDAMRGAATKASFRDEIERAARRARRRTSDRALPRFTERRDGTRRLVEEPPVITRPADGDRELLEEALDGYLNTLKPHWARILGGYRVVDVAHKVVGVGSVGLRAYVALCEGSDPEDVVFLQLKQARRSVIAKHQHGALAWHRHQGQRVVEYQQALQTVSDPLLGWATVGDHQYYVRQFRDMKGAIVVEDINAGALADYAGICGYLLAKSHARTSGASMIAGYCGGSDKLDDSLARFSRHYADQVEKDHAALVAAVRRGQLTAESA; encoded by the coding sequence ATGGACGTGACACCCATGATCAGCAGCCCCGTCGTCGCCGGCCCGGCGGACGACGAGGGTTTCACGTCCCTGCGCCGGCCCGCCCGGCCGCGCGCCGAACGATACGAGATCGGTCGCTCCCTGCGCGAGCGGTCCCCCCGTTCCGACATGGCGCTCTGGCAGCCGGGTCCGGATCGGCCCGATCCGGTGCAGCAGGTGATCGCGTCGCACGCGGGCCGGCTGCCCTGGCTCGTCCCGGTCCGGATCGGCCGCATGATCGCCAGTCCGTACACGTTCCTCCGCGGCACCGCCGGCCTGATGGCCGACGACTTCGCCGCCCTCCCGCACACCGGCATCACCCCGGTGATCTGCGGCGACGCCCACCTCGGCAACTTCGGCTTCTACGCCTCGCCGGAGCGCGAGCTGGTCTTCGACCTCAACGACTTCGACGAGGCGCACCCCGGCCCGTGGGAGTGGGACCTGCGCCGCCTGGTGGTCAGCGTCTACGTGGCCGGCCGGGTCAACGGCTTCCGGGAGAGCGCCTGCGCCGACGCCGTGCAGCACTGCGTCGAGGCGTACCGCGAGCAGATCGCCCAGCTGGCCGACCGTCCGCTGCTGGCCCGCTCGTTCGACCAGCTCAACGTCGACGCGATGCGCGGCGCCGCGACCAAGGCCAGCTTCCGGGACGAGATCGAGCGGGCCGCCCGGCGGGCCCGGCGGCGCACCAGCGACCGGGCGCTGCCCCGCTTCACCGAGCGGCGCGACGGCACCCGGCGGCTGGTCGAGGAGCCGCCGGTGATCACCCGCCCGGCCGACGGCGACCGGGAGCTGCTCGAGGAGGCCCTGGACGGGTACCTGAACACGCTCAAGCCGCACTGGGCCCGGATCCTGGGTGGGTACCGGGTGGTCGACGTCGCGCACAAGGTGGTCGGCGTGGGGTCGGTCGGGCTCCGGGCGTACGTCGCGCTCTGCGAGGGCTCGGACCCGGAGGACGTGGTGTTCCTGCAGCTCAAGCAGGCCCGCCGGTCGGTCATCGCGAAGCACCAGCACGGCGCCCTGGCCTGGCACCGGCACCAGGGCCAGCGGGTGGTGGAGTACCAGCAGGCCCTGCAGACGGTCAGCGACCCGCTGCTCGGCTGGGCCACCGTCGGCGACCATCAGTACTACGTGCGCCAGTTCCGCGACATGAAGGGCGCGATCGTCGTCGAGGACATCAACGCCGGCGCGCTCGCCGACTACGCCGGCATCTGCGGCTACCTGCTGGCCAAGTCGCACGCCCGGACGAGCGGGGCGTCGATGATCGCGGGATACTGCGGCGGCAGCGACAAGCTCGACGACTCGCTGGCCCGCTTCTCCCGGCACTACGCCGACCAGGTGGAGAAGGATCACGCGGCGCTGGTGGCCGCGGTCCGGCGCGGCCAGCTGACCGCCGAGTCGGCCTGA
- a CDS encoding PPOX class F420-dependent oxidoreductase, whose protein sequence is MSGIVPLESAALREFWTERHLCTLTTLRADGSPHVVAVGATLDPLTGIARVIASGGSAKVRHVRLGQQRVAICQFDGPRWSTVEGLAVVRDDPESVADAERRYAGRYRTPRPNPARVVIEVTISRVLGSASLMPSPATSA, encoded by the coding sequence GTGAGCGGCATCGTCCCCCTGGAGTCCGCCGCCCTGCGCGAGTTCTGGACCGAGCGGCACCTCTGCACCCTGACCACCCTGCGCGCCGACGGCTCCCCGCACGTGGTCGCGGTCGGCGCCACCCTCGACCCGCTGACCGGGATCGCCCGGGTGATCGCCTCGGGCGGCTCGGCGAAGGTCCGCCACGTCCGGCTGGGCCAGCAGCGGGTCGCGATCTGCCAGTTCGACGGGCCGCGCTGGAGCACCGTCGAGGGCCTGGCCGTGGTCCGCGACGACCCGGAGTCGGTCGCGGACGCCGAGCGCCGGTACGCCGGGCGTTACCGGACGCCGCGTCCCAACCCGGCCCGGGTGGTCATCGAGGTGACCATCTCCCGGGTGCTCGGCTCCGCCTCCCTGATGCCCTCGCCGGCCACCAGCGCCTGA
- the mptB gene encoding polyprenol phosphomannose-dependent alpha 1,6 mannosyltransferase MptB yields the protein MLSSRALRWVGFGGSILLLVAGLMGGALPTKGNHNLAVTSLWVVGTGLMGYAWWTGRDRDHRPRWVLGTIALWTIPFLFLPPVGSRDFYSYSCQGELFTHGLSPYTATAETLPCTWVGAVPPIWRDTVAPYGPLFILLAAAIVAAGHALPPAPGIVDALPPQIGSLVLPLVLFRLVALVGVLAMAAGLPVLARRCGVPPARALWLALAGPLIGAHLIGGPHNDAAMLGLMVAGLALVTRFPKHPAAMLGGGVLLGGAVAVKATALIAIPFAVLIVAAALVRKRGIDPRGLLIGTLSVVGAAAATLAGITAAGGLDYGWIAGMRDSGELVQFSSMPTAVGMTITYVGQLFDPDFDAVPVVRAIAYAVLAAALVAIWIRALRDRTDPGKAALFGAAAAIVATVALAPVFLPWYTLWPLTLLAATGFRTKVVMVITIVASFSVLPDGSGLVRSLKFPGAPLVTLYLIYLGVRYLRRRRAREREFQALVAGEGIREAEPSTREMVTSMTTRAGLGRGVR from the coding sequence GTGTTGAGTTCCCGGGCCCTGCGCTGGGTCGGTTTCGGTGGTTCCATCCTGCTTCTCGTCGCCGGGCTGATGGGCGGGGCGTTGCCCACCAAGGGCAACCACAACCTCGCGGTCACCTCACTCTGGGTGGTGGGCACGGGGCTTATGGGGTACGCGTGGTGGACCGGCCGCGATCGCGATCATCGCCCGCGGTGGGTGCTCGGGACGATCGCGCTCTGGACCATCCCGTTCCTGTTCCTGCCGCCGGTCGGGAGCCGTGACTTCTACTCGTACAGCTGCCAGGGCGAGCTGTTCACGCACGGGCTGAGTCCGTACACCGCCACCGCCGAGACGCTGCCCTGCACCTGGGTCGGCGCGGTGCCGCCGATCTGGCGGGACACCGTGGCGCCGTACGGTCCGCTGTTCATCCTGCTCGCCGCCGCGATCGTGGCCGCCGGGCACGCCCTGCCGCCGGCCCCGGGGATCGTCGACGCGCTGCCGCCGCAGATCGGCTCCCTGGTCCTGCCGCTGGTGCTGTTCCGGCTGGTCGCGCTGGTCGGCGTGCTGGCGATGGCGGCCGGCCTCCCGGTGCTGGCCCGGCGGTGCGGGGTGCCGCCGGCCCGGGCGCTATGGCTGGCGCTGGCCGGTCCGCTGATCGGCGCGCACCTGATCGGCGGCCCGCACAACGACGCCGCGATGCTCGGCCTGATGGTGGCCGGGCTGGCCCTGGTCACCCGGTTCCCGAAGCACCCGGCCGCGATGCTCGGCGGCGGCGTGCTGCTCGGCGGCGCGGTGGCGGTCAAGGCCACCGCGCTGATCGCCATCCCGTTCGCGGTGCTGATCGTCGCCGCCGCGCTGGTCCGCAAGCGCGGGATCGACCCGCGCGGGCTGCTGATCGGCACGCTGAGCGTGGTCGGCGCGGCCGCGGCCACCCTGGCCGGGATCACCGCGGCGGGCGGGCTCGACTACGGCTGGATCGCCGGCATGCGGGACAGCGGCGAGCTGGTCCAGTTCAGCTCGATGCCGACCGCGGTCGGGATGACCATCACGTACGTCGGGCAGCTCTTCGATCCGGATTTCGACGCCGTCCCGGTGGTCCGCGCGATCGCCTACGCCGTGCTCGCCGCCGCGCTGGTGGCGATCTGGATCCGGGCGCTGCGCGACCGTACCGATCCGGGCAAGGCCGCGCTGTTCGGCGCGGCCGCGGCGATCGTCGCCACGGTGGCCCTGGCCCCGGTGTTCCTGCCCTGGTACACGCTGTGGCCGCTGACCCTGCTGGCGGCGACCGGCTTCCGGACCAAGGTGGTCATGGTGATCACCATCGTGGCGTCGTTCTCGGTGCTGCCGGACGGCTCCGGCCTGGTCCGCTCGCTGAAGTTCCCGGGCGCCCCGCTGGTCACCCTCTACCTGATCTATCTGGGCGTGCGGTACCTGCGCCGGCGCCGGGCCCGCGAGCGCGAGTTTCAGGCGCTGGTGGCCGGCGAGGGCATCAGGGAGGCGGAGCCGAGCACCCGGGAGATGGTCACCTCGATGACCACCCGGGCCGGGTTGGGACGCGGCGTCCGGTAA
- a CDS encoding glycosyltransferase family 1 protein — protein sequence MRIALITESFMPDVNGVAHSVVRTAEHLVRTGHQPIVIAPVPAPGPMPLTLPYPVVRIPSIPMPGYPQIRLGLPVPALRAAIREHHADVVHLASPFFLGAWGRSAATSLGLPTVAVFQTDVAAYARVRNLGVAEQLSWQWIRRLHNGASRTLAPSTESMDALRRNGVERVHLWRRGVDDVRFQPSRRSAGVRRALCKDGEVLVGFVGRLAVEKEVDLLAGVSKLPNVRLVIVGNGPAEAQLRKALPHATFLGARHGSQLARIYASLDIFAHTGPFETFGQTVQEAMASGVPVVAPAKGGPCDLVRDGQTGFLVPPHESAGFTDAVARLAGDPMLRRRMGAAGRAAIGGRSWAAVGDQLLGHYAEVLGGTLPAVPELNRPRAAAA from the coding sequence ATGCGCATCGCGCTGATCACAGAGTCATTCATGCCGGACGTCAACGGCGTCGCCCACTCGGTGGTACGGACCGCGGAGCACCTCGTCCGCACCGGCCACCAACCGATCGTCATCGCGCCGGTGCCCGCACCGGGGCCGATGCCCCTCACGCTGCCGTACCCGGTCGTGCGGATCCCGTCGATCCCCATGCCCGGATATCCGCAGATCCGGCTCGGCCTGCCGGTTCCCGCGCTGCGCGCGGCGATCCGGGAGCACCACGCCGACGTCGTCCATCTGGCCAGCCCGTTCTTCCTGGGCGCCTGGGGGCGGAGCGCGGCGACCTCGCTCGGGCTGCCCACGGTCGCGGTCTTCCAGACCGACGTGGCGGCGTACGCCCGGGTCCGGAACCTGGGCGTCGCCGAGCAGCTGTCCTGGCAGTGGATCCGGCGGTTGCACAACGGCGCCTCGCGCACCCTCGCGCCGTCCACCGAGTCGATGGACGCGCTGCGCCGCAACGGCGTCGAACGGGTCCACCTGTGGCGCCGCGGGGTCGACGACGTCCGCTTCCAGCCGAGCCGGCGCAGCGCCGGGGTCCGCCGCGCGCTGTGCAAGGACGGCGAGGTGCTGGTCGGCTTCGTCGGCCGGCTCGCGGTGGAGAAGGAGGTCGACCTGCTCGCCGGGGTGTCGAAGCTGCCGAACGTGCGCCTGGTGATCGTCGGGAACGGGCCGGCCGAGGCGCAGTTGCGCAAGGCGCTGCCGCACGCCACGTTCCTCGGCGCGCGGCACGGCAGCCAGCTCGCCCGGATCTACGCCAGCCTGGACATCTTCGCGCACACCGGGCCGTTCGAGACGTTCGGTCAGACCGTGCAGGAGGCGATGGCCAGCGGCGTCCCGGTGGTGGCGCCGGCCAAGGGCGGCCCGTGCGACCTGGTGCGCGACGGGCAGACCGGCTTCCTGGTGCCGCCGCACGAGTCGGCCGGGTTCACCGACGCGGTCGCCCGGCTCGCCGGTGACCCGATGCTGCGGCGCCGGATGGGGGCCGCCGGGCGGGCCGCGATCGGCGGCCGGAGCTGGGCGGCGGTCGGCGACCAGTTGCTCGGTCACTACGCGGAGGTGCTGGGCGGGACGCTTCCCGCCGTACCGGAGCTCAATCGGCCGCGAGCGGCAGCGGCCTGA
- a CDS encoding DUF6292 family protein, with amino-acid sequence MWSSERMTLGGYLRAVAAGLEDAGLPVADWRADPGEGWIPFDRRRPSIVAWEHDQAGLTWSESDGWALLLVNSPGRRRTVPLAVPLLAAPASIALAVATWAGVPLPPNRPTPNPDAVPDFDGPAGTQQFARALARYA; translated from the coding sequence GTGTGGTCATCTGAGCGGATGACGCTCGGCGGTTACCTGCGCGCGGTCGCGGCCGGCCTGGAGGACGCCGGGCTGCCGGTGGCGGACTGGCGGGCCGATCCCGGCGAGGGGTGGATCCCGTTCGACCGGCGGCGGCCGTCGATCGTCGCCTGGGAGCACGACCAGGCCGGGCTGACCTGGTCGGAGTCCGACGGCTGGGCGCTGCTGCTGGTCAACTCGCCGGGGCGCCGGCGCACGGTCCCGCTGGCGGTCCCGCTGCTCGCCGCACCGGCGTCGATCGCGCTCGCCGTGGCCACCTGGGCCGGGGTTCCCCTCCCACCGAACCGCCCCACCCCGAACCCCGACGCCGTGCCGGACTTCGATGGGCCGGCCGGCACGCAGCAGTTCGCGCGGGCCCTCGCCCGCTACGCCTGA
- a CDS encoding GGDEF domain-containing protein — MPYQLRDQRGAARAVAYLMLAGAPYNLVTGVLMKLGGPVPQLVALAVTSVALFLVGIVCWRRPEALPGTFWLVVPFLATAVVTGLNFATEDATTAAQLFYLWPLLYAATFLSRRCAYLTAAAISLGHAAVMFSFAPPGQALNDWIAMTVAVGMTAWVVINLNDRNDRLREVLQKQATSDALTGAANRRAFDEALHRAVGAATRSGEPAGLVLIDVDHFKQINDTWGHAAGDLALRAVADALRAAAEGTQHLVARLGGDEFAVLLRDDPARYVERARAALRAVEGLPSGPPNLSIGIAVAPDHALTAEELQRVADAALYEAKAGGRGRTSVARVPVRLSSVF; from the coding sequence TTGCCGTATCAGTTACGCGACCAGCGCGGCGCAGCCCGTGCCGTCGCCTACCTGATGCTGGCCGGCGCCCCGTACAACCTGGTCACCGGCGTCCTGATGAAGCTCGGCGGCCCGGTCCCGCAACTGGTCGCGCTCGCCGTGACCTCGGTCGCGCTGTTCCTGGTCGGGATCGTCTGCTGGCGCCGCCCGGAGGCGCTGCCCGGCACGTTCTGGCTGGTCGTGCCGTTCCTCGCGACCGCCGTCGTGACCGGCCTGAACTTCGCCACCGAGGACGCCACCACCGCCGCGCAGCTGTTCTACCTGTGGCCGCTGCTCTACGCCGCGACGTTCCTCAGCCGGCGCTGCGCCTACCTCACCGCGGCGGCCATCTCGCTCGGGCACGCGGCGGTGATGTTCAGCTTCGCGCCGCCCGGCCAGGCGCTCAACGACTGGATCGCGATGACCGTGGCGGTGGGCATGACCGCCTGGGTCGTGATCAACCTGAACGACCGCAACGACCGGCTCCGCGAGGTCCTCCAGAAGCAGGCCACCTCGGACGCGCTGACCGGGGCGGCGAACCGGCGCGCCTTCGACGAGGCGCTGCACCGGGCCGTCGGAGCCGCCACCCGGAGCGGCGAGCCGGCCGGGCTGGTCCTGATCGACGTGGACCACTTCAAACAGATCAACGACACCTGGGGACACGCCGCCGGCGACCTCGCCCTGCGCGCGGTCGCCGACGCGCTGCGCGCCGCGGCGGAGGGCACCCAGCACCTGGTGGCCCGGCTCGGCGGCGACGAGTTCGCGGTGCTGCTGCGCGACGACCCGGCACGGTACGTGGAACGGGCGCGGGCCGCCCTGCGTGCCGTCGAAGGGCTGCCGAGCGGGCCGCCGAACCTGAGCATCGGGATCGCGGTCGCGCCGGACCACGCGCTCACCGCGGAGGAGTTGCAGCGGGTCGCGGACGCGGCGCTCTACGAGGCCAAGGCGGGCGGGCGGGGGCGGACCTCGGTGGCCCGCGTGCCCGTACGTCTCAGTTCCGTTTTTTGA
- a CDS encoding DMT family transporter codes for MRRVPAPILVLAAIASVQFGSAVARTLFDDLGAAGVTFLRLAIAALLLGLLTRPRVWTWSPAAWRAAALLGLSMGSMNLIFYLAIRSVPLGTAVTVEFLGPLLLALVQTRRLLDLCWAALAGAGVLLLGLHSGGSAPVGGLLLALAAGLCWAGYIVFSARVGALIPGAGGLTVSLAIGAILVAPFGLSGASAVLGHPHLLLGAAAVALLSSVISYGLELSALRRIPTRVFGILMSLEPAAAALAGLLVLDQRLGPVELVALALVTVASVGVTLARRAPVTPEAVPV; via the coding sequence CGGTCCAGTTCGGCAGCGCGGTGGCCCGTACCCTCTTCGACGACCTCGGTGCGGCCGGCGTCACCTTCCTGCGGCTGGCCATCGCCGCCCTGCTCCTCGGCCTGCTCACCCGGCCCCGGGTGTGGACCTGGTCGCCGGCCGCCTGGCGGGCCGCGGCACTGCTCGGCCTCTCCATGGGCAGCATGAACCTGATCTTCTACCTGGCGATCCGGTCCGTCCCGCTGGGCACCGCGGTCACCGTCGAGTTCCTCGGCCCGCTGCTGCTCGCGCTGGTGCAGACCCGCCGCCTGCTCGACCTGTGCTGGGCCGCGCTGGCCGGCGCCGGGGTGCTGCTGCTCGGCCTGCACTCCGGCGGGTCGGCCCCGGTCGGCGGACTGCTCCTGGCCCTGGCCGCCGGGCTCTGCTGGGCCGGGTACATCGTGTTCAGCGCCCGGGTCGGCGCGCTGATCCCGGGCGCCGGCGGCCTGACCGTGTCACTGGCGATCGGCGCGATCCTGGTCGCCCCGTTCGGGCTGTCCGGGGCGTCCGCCGTGCTCGGCCACCCGCACCTGCTGCTCGGCGCGGCTGCGGTCGCGCTGCTCTCCTCGGTCATCTCGTACGGCCTGGAACTGTCCGCCCTGCGCCGCATCCCCACCCGGGTCTTCGGCATCCTGATGAGCCTGGAACCGGCCGCCGCCGCGCTGGCCGGGCTGCTCGTGCTCGACCAGCGGCTCGGCCCGGTCGAACTGGTCGCGCTGGCCCTGGTCACGGTCGCCAGCGTGGGCGTGACGCTGGCCCGCCGCGCCCCGGTGACGCCCGAGGCCGTACCGGTCTGA